Genomic DNA from Cydia splendana chromosome 14, ilCydSple1.2, whole genome shotgun sequence:
TCTCAAGCCATTGATAATCGCTTGTTCTTATTTGTTATTTTGACTATCTTTTCTCTTTGCTTGatcttttgttagaaagagacataTTTGTCAATATTTTCTCTAGTCGTACTCACTACTAACaacaataattaattatgttaCATTGACAAACCAGTTAAATAGAAATACTATTCAATTCCACGAACATTTGTTAAGTAATTGAACGAGCTTTTGAATGACACATACGGTTGTTACAAGTTAAAAGCACAGCCTAAGACTCTTGAGCAAAACCAACACCGTCTGTTACCCGACTTATAAATCTATACACGGCGGAAAGATGTTGACAACTCGAGACACAGAATTGAAGAAATATGAACCTTAAGTATTtctattttaagttcaaatttcttcaattttacttctcgagttatcaacttcttgcTGCCGTGTACCGAAATTACCGGGGCAACCTCATGAAGGAACTTTACTTCGACTTATCAATAGTTTCTGATATAACTTGGTACAATGTTGTGTCAGACATTCGGGACTTGCTAATGAAGTTGTTAACTAAGTTAAGATTACGGCATGATAGTGGGTGAGTTCCGTTTTGAGTCACAATTCGGGTCATTTGACGTTTCTGTTGAAGTCAGCATTAATATTGAAATGTTTGAATTAGTTGTTTAAAGTTAGGCAAATGAGAAATTTCGTGAGTCTATCAAAACTAGATACGTATCGGAGAATAATTGAATTGAAGAAATAAGATAATATTCTTACAAATATAGTTGACATGAATAACTTTAGAGAATATAAGCCAGTAAAGAAATATGTACCGGTTTATGCCATACAATAAAacattgcatatttttttacgAATTGGTGAATTTGATTTGTTGAACATGAATTTGACCTATATAGAAAGAGATCTTGCAGTTCGTAGCGTAGAGCCAAtcttattatttagcatttcaCACTTACAAAATTTGTAAACCCACTTTGTGCAAATAAATGACTGAGTATTTTTCATTTGTTCCAGATAATGAAGCTGCTTTTGTTAATAACCAGCATAGTGGCGATCGCTGCGCGTCCAGCCGTGGACGTGGAGAAGACAGTACTGCAAGTACAGAGCATCCTGCAGGCCAACGCACAGCTGCCGCGCCTCACGAGGCAAGAGATCCTGGAACTGCTCAACGACATCAGGGCTGAAGACGCTAAGAGCACCTCCACTTCTAGTGAGCAAACTAGTACAGAAAAATCAACAACAACAACTCCGAGTTCAAAGGAAAATGAAATAAGTCCTGCGCCAACAACTACAACACCGGATTTCAAAGACAATCTTGTACCAGATGAAAGGGAAAGCTATGTGTCATCTACAGGCCCGACTAAAACTACAGTCGAAAGTACAACCAAAGCCCAACCAACCCTAACTGTCGTATTACCATATACGCCGAGAGACGGTTCGTCTTTACAGGAGCTATACACCAGACCTCCCAGGACAGAAGTCGTAGCCCTCCCGAAAACGACTCCAAAACCTAACCCCAAAGatctcaaaaataaaaaacttgaGCAGACTTTAAAGAATAATCATGATTTGGCGTTAGCAAATATAGAAGATTTTCCTGCTGAATTACAAGCGTTCCTTGACTCCCATGGAATAAAAAGTAATTCAGGGAATGATCATTTCTTACTGCCTCTTGATGGATTCAAACCGTTGCCTCCAGCAAAAGTCATAGATGGAACAGTTCAACTTCCAGAGAATATATTACTATCTTACGATCTAATATCGCCCAGTACAGATTTCAATTCATCAGCCGCCACTAGAAATCAGgctttaagtaattatttatacGAACCACTGCGTCCAGAACCACTCTTTGAGTTAGATACATCTGAATCCCAGCAAGTTGATTTGCCCTTAGATTTGCCAAAGAGTCGCAAAACGAAATCTTCTAATAGTGACCCGCTGCCACTTCTCGAGCCCTTTGATTACGATTCAATGAAGGTGATACCGTTAGGACAAGGACCCAGCCCGGTCGAAGACACGAAGACTGTCCTTGGAAGTGAACAGAGTAAAAGACAGGCGAATAGCACAGAGGAAGCAGAAGCCCCGACGACTGTTGCTACTGATCTAAAAAACGACTCAGGAGTGTCAGATAATGCGGCATCTTCAGCAGATACAGATTCGGGTGCATCGATATCTGACTTGGAAGAGTCGTTTGGCGGCGCTGCTCCTGAGATGCCAGGGGACTCCGAACTCCCGCCGCCAAGAAAAAACGGATTCTACTGGATGGTCGACTGGAACAGTTTCCTGGAAGTGGGCGACGGAGATACAAAAGTGAACATTCGTTTCGAGCCGAAATTGGGAGATCCGCAAATGTTCCTCCCCGTCAGCGTGCCGTGATTAGTTCGCGAATTGCTATACTGAGTTCTAGTCTGTGGTTTTAATTAGCAAGGTTATTAGTTGTAGTGGAGCCGGATGGGGGatgatataatttatatttcgACATTAAAAAGTCGTTCTGAGGTATTAACGA
This window encodes:
- the LOC134796738 gene encoding uncharacterized protein LOC134796738 — protein: MKLLLLITSIVAIAARPAVDVEKTVLQVQSILQANAQLPRLTRQEILELLNDIRAEDAKSTSTSSEQTSTEKSTTTTPSSKENEISPAPTTTTPDFKDNLVPDERESYVSSTGPTKTTVESTTKAQPTLTVVLPYTPRDGSSLQELYTRPPRTEVVALPKTTPKPNPKDLKNKKLEQTLKNNHDLALANIEDFPAELQAFLDSHGIKSNSGNDHFLLPLDGFKPLPPAKVIDGTVQLPENILLSYDLISPSTDFNSSAATRNQALSNYLYEPLRPEPLFELDTSESQQVDLPLDLPKSRKTKSSNSDPLPLLEPFDYDSMKVIPLGQGPSPVEDTKTVLGSEQSKRQANSTEEAEAPTTVATDLKNDSGVSDNAASSADTDSGASISDLEESFGGAAPEMPGDSELPPPRKNGFYWMVDWNSFLEVGDGDTKVNIRFEPKLGDPQMFLPVSVP